The following proteins come from a genomic window of Pyxidicoccus sp. MSG2:
- a CDS encoding DUF6940 family protein, whose translation MATPRPLSFRSETLDPRTTRYRLVEDGAPVSWGRFAALVRESTEARDLLTRTLAESPLEAFFWETPAVSAATREQPFEMVLVDAPALRTVGAGPEPFAAHLTPGPAPVRSFGNLGGDARLVVPCELGPRHAYAHLARFVREAPEAQTRALWSAVGSEVEVWWASRAAPVWVSTSGLGVSWLHVRLDARPKYYSHAPYRSEPR comes from the coding sequence ATGGCGACACCGCGGCCCCTCTCGTTCCGAAGTGAGACGCTGGACCCGCGCACCACGCGCTATCGGCTCGTGGAAGACGGGGCGCCGGTGTCCTGGGGCCGGTTCGCGGCGCTGGTCCGTGAGTCCACCGAGGCACGCGATCTCCTCACCCGGACGCTCGCGGAGAGCCCTCTCGAGGCGTTCTTCTGGGAGACGCCCGCGGTCTCCGCGGCGACTCGCGAGCAGCCCTTCGAGATGGTCCTGGTCGACGCGCCCGCGCTGCGCACGGTGGGTGCAGGCCCCGAGCCCTTCGCCGCGCACCTGACGCCGGGGCCAGCACCGGTACGAAGTTTTGGCAACCTGGGCGGAGATGCGCGGCTGGTCGTGCCCTGCGAGCTCGGCCCGCGCCACGCCTACGCCCACCTCGCACGCTTCGTGCGCGAGGCTCCAGAGGCGCAGACGCGGGCACTGTGGAGCGCTGTCGGAAGCGAGGTCGAAGTCTGGTGGGCGAGCCGCGCCGCGCCCGTGTGGGTGAGCACATCCGGACTCGGGGTGTCCTGGCTGCACGTACGCCTCGACGCGCGGCCCAAGTACTACTCACACGCGCCCTACCGCTCCGAGCCCCGGTGA
- a CDS encoding ChaN family lipoprotein yields MRDSLALHLALFRRQRAQLARVVDGQTEAFRAYEARYRRRTAGYRRVVTLPSVHQQVQAADVVYVGDYHTLPLAQQTYLTLVERALASGRRVVLALECVEGRHQAALDAWRAGRLPERALLERLGLTAGGNGFGSAMGTRAVLAFARRLRLEVVGIDRRAQGERSLALRDAYAAERIARAARAEDRPLVMVLVGQYHVAPCHLPAQVERALGADSRRGLVVYQNAEGVWWRLAREGRVGAAEAVELADGALCLLNASPVVCQQSFLDYLEAEAGDAPLVDRSAAERFREMSALIGRLAGVPVVRALDSVDVATAADGDVLARIQRRGRFTHSELAQLRRHILSRESGYIPRARTAYLASMSLNHAAEEAAHFVRHCAVGDAMEAPRRASEAFYARCLEEALGFFGSKLVNPRRTCPGLAEWAKRFGEGRGVERQIAAFVLAHKAAETEGPEEAVKLLPLRKDRLFHGVSHALGYLLGDRLYQAFDAGSVAKAEVQAFFRDPFEDPRGAYFTWTGRLGA; encoded by the coding sequence ATGCGCGACTCGCTGGCCTTGCACCTCGCACTGTTCCGCCGCCAGAGGGCGCAGCTCGCCCGGGTGGTGGACGGTCAGACCGAAGCCTTCCGCGCCTACGAGGCGCGCTACCGGCGGCGCACCGCCGGCTACCGGCGCGTCGTCACGCTGCCGTCCGTGCACCAGCAGGTGCAGGCCGCGGACGTGGTGTACGTCGGCGACTACCACACGCTCCCGCTCGCGCAGCAGACGTACCTGACGCTGGTGGAGCGCGCGCTCGCCTCGGGCCGCCGCGTCGTCCTCGCGCTCGAGTGCGTGGAGGGCCGCCACCAGGCCGCGCTGGACGCGTGGCGCGCGGGTCGGCTGCCGGAGCGCGCGCTGCTGGAGCGGCTGGGGCTCACCGCGGGCGGCAATGGCTTCGGCTCCGCCATGGGCACGCGCGCGGTGCTCGCCTTCGCGCGGCGGCTCCGGCTGGAGGTGGTGGGCATCGACCGGCGCGCGCAGGGCGAGCGCTCGCTGGCGCTGCGGGATGCCTACGCGGCCGAGCGCATCGCTCGCGCGGCCCGTGCCGAGGACCGTCCGCTGGTCATGGTGCTGGTGGGCCAGTACCACGTGGCGCCCTGCCACCTGCCCGCGCAGGTGGAGCGCGCGCTCGGCGCGGATTCGCGGCGGGGCCTCGTCGTGTACCAGAACGCGGAAGGCGTCTGGTGGCGGCTGGCGCGCGAGGGGCGCGTGGGCGCGGCCGAGGCTGTGGAGTTGGCGGACGGCGCGCTCTGCCTGCTGAACGCCTCCCCCGTCGTGTGCCAGCAGAGCTTCCTGGACTACCTGGAGGCGGAGGCCGGAGACGCGCCGCTGGTGGACCGGAGCGCGGCGGAGCGGTTTCGCGAGATGTCGGCGCTGATTGGCCGGCTGGCCGGCGTGCCGGTGGTGCGGGCGCTGGACTCGGTGGACGTGGCGACGGCGGCGGACGGCGACGTGCTGGCGCGAATCCAGCGGCGTGGGCGCTTCACGCACTCGGAGCTGGCGCAGTTGCGGCGGCACATCCTGTCGCGGGAGAGCGGCTACATTCCCCGGGCGCGCACGGCGTACCTCGCGTCCATGTCGCTGAACCACGCGGCGGAGGAGGCGGCGCACTTCGTCCGGCACTGCGCGGTGGGAGACGCCATGGAGGCGCCGCGCCGCGCGTCAGAGGCCTTCTACGCGCGGTGTCTGGAAGAGGCGCTGGGCTTCTTCGGCTCCAAGCTCGTCAATCCGCGGCGCACGTGTCCGGGGCTGGCCGAGTGGGCGAAGCGCTTCGGCGAGGGCCGGGGCGTGGAGCGGCAGATTGCCGCCTTCGTGCTCGCGCACAAGGCCGCGGAGACGGAAGGGCCGGAGGAGGCCGTGAAGCTCCTCCCCCTGCGCAAGGACCGGCTCTTCCACGGCGTCAGTCACGCGCTGGGCTACCTGCTGGGCGACCGGCTCTACCAGGCCTTCGACGCGGGCAGCGTGGCGAAGGCCGAGGTGCAGGCGTTCTTCCGAGACCCGTTCGAAGACCCGCGCGGCGCCTACTTCACGTGGACCGGGCGCCTGGGCGCCTGA
- a CDS encoding TIGR04563 family protein, translated as MATTDHRKQSLYFPEDMLEEIQREATRQDRSLSWIVQQAWKVARGDIRKMPSVNDVLSPPLRPAVVPMAPSVATPAPVPVVAAAAASSSDESK; from the coding sequence ATGGCCACGACCGACCATCGCAAGCAGAGTCTCTACTTCCCCGAGGACATGCTGGAAGAGATCCAGCGTGAGGCGACGCGGCAGGACCGCTCGCTGTCGTGGATTGTGCAGCAGGCGTGGAAGGTGGCGCGCGGCGACATCCGGAAGATGCCTTCCGTGAATGACGTGCTGAGCCCGCCTCTGCGTCCCGCTGTGGTCCCCATGGCTCCCTCGGTGGCCACCCCGGCCCCCGTGCCCGTGGTGGCCGCGGCTGCGGCCTCGTCCTCGGACGAGTCCAAGTAG
- a CDS encoding TIGR04563 family protein, whose product MAGTDKRKQSLYFPEEMLKEIQEEATRQDRSLSWVVQQAWKIARERIKSFPAVNDVTGDERQDPREE is encoded by the coding sequence ATGGCAGGCACTGACAAGCGCAAGCAGTCGCTGTACTTCCCCGAGGAGATGCTGAAGGAGATCCAGGAGGAAGCGACCCGCCAGGACCGCTCCCTGTCGTGGGTCGTTCAGCAGGCGTGGAAGATCGCCCGTGAGCGCATCAAGTCGTTCCCGGCCGTCAACGACGTGACTGGCGACGAGCGCCAGGACCCGCGGGAGGAGTAG
- the tilS gene encoding tRNA lysidine(34) synthetase TilS, whose amino-acid sequence MPRTHSHPPPLTKTLEAAYQRLGLEGRSVLLAVSGGADSTALLVGTARVAPALRLRVEVATLNHGLRLESEAEVQAVARLAAGLDVPCHVRDLHLRAGPGLEARAREARYAALEALRRERGLDAVATAHTASDQAETLLMRLARGTALRGAGGIQASRAGLVRPLLERTREEVLAFLAAEDVSFWTDPMNSDPAFFRTRIRKDALPALSRAAGYAVEARLASFARHAAEDDALLSRMADDAWPRLVLEDGSLDAPGVRALESPLRRRVLARLLDVAGVPADDATLARVLVAVERGGTATLGRGLVLRAASGRVRCVSPRRPDVATRLQLEGVGAKGPLEGTGWRFSVEPGPPPAGVWSLALAEGTRWPLTVRTRQAGDRVRTEAGQRKLQDLLVDLRVPAEARGAWPVVVDAGGGVLWLPGLWAPAFTGVPSGHSLWAAPPSPSIQRTPPL is encoded by the coding sequence ATGCCCCGCACTCACTCCCACCCCCCGCCGCTGACGAAGACGCTGGAGGCGGCGTACCAGCGCCTCGGCCTCGAGGGCCGCTCGGTGCTGCTCGCCGTCTCGGGAGGCGCGGACTCCACCGCCCTGCTGGTGGGCACCGCGCGCGTCGCGCCCGCGCTCCGGCTGCGCGTGGAGGTCGCGACACTGAACCATGGCCTCCGACTGGAGTCCGAGGCGGAGGTACAGGCGGTCGCCCGCCTGGCCGCCGGGCTGGACGTGCCCTGCCACGTTCGTGATTTGCACCTGCGCGCGGGCCCCGGGCTGGAGGCGAGGGCGCGAGAGGCTCGCTACGCGGCGTTGGAGGCCTTGCGGCGCGAGCGCGGGCTGGACGCGGTGGCCACCGCGCACACGGCGAGCGACCAGGCGGAGACGCTGCTGATGCGGCTGGCGCGCGGCACGGCGCTGCGGGGCGCGGGCGGCATCCAGGCCTCACGTGCGGGGCTCGTCCGCCCGCTTCTGGAGCGGACCCGCGAGGAGGTGCTCGCCTTCCTCGCCGCCGAAGATGTCTCTTTCTGGACAGACCCGATGAATTCCGACCCGGCCTTCTTCCGCACGCGCATCCGGAAGGACGCGCTGCCGGCCCTGTCGCGCGCGGCTGGCTACGCGGTGGAGGCGCGGCTGGCGTCCTTCGCGCGGCACGCGGCGGAGGACGACGCGCTCCTGTCGCGCATGGCGGACGACGCGTGGCCGCGGCTCGTGCTGGAGGACGGCAGCCTGGATGCCCCGGGCGTGCGCGCGCTGGAGTCACCGCTGCGGCGCAGGGTGCTCGCCCGGCTGCTGGACGTGGCGGGCGTGCCGGCGGATGACGCCACGCTGGCGCGCGTGCTCGTCGCGGTGGAGCGCGGAGGCACCGCCACGCTGGGGCGGGGGCTCGTGCTGCGCGCCGCGAGCGGGCGGGTGCGCTGCGTGAGTCCCCGGCGGCCTGACGTCGCCACCCGGTTGCAATTGGAGGGTGTGGGGGCGAAGGGGCCGCTGGAGGGCACGGGCTGGCGCTTCTCCGTGGAGCCGGGGCCGCCGCCCGCGGGCGTGTGGAGCCTGGCGCTCGCGGAAGGGACGCGCTGGCCGCTCACCGTACGGACGCGCCAGGCGGGCGACCGCGTCCGCACCGAGGCGGGACAACGCAAGCTCCAGGACCTGTTGGTGGATCTTCGGGTGCCGGCGGAGGCGCGAGGCGCGTGGCCGGTGGTGGTGGACGCCGGGGGAGGGGTGTTGTGGCTCCCCGGGCTCTGGGCACCCGCGTTCACAGGAGTGCCTTCCGGACACTCCTTGTGGGCGGCACCACCCAGTCCGAGCATTCAGCGGACCCCTCCGTTATAG
- the ftsH gene encoding ATP-dependent zinc metalloprotease FtsH — MRSTYKTIGLWVILIVLFVAFYNFFSQGNDQVQEPSFTQLLSKVEEKKVKEVAVKGNTYSGKFVDTSEKFRTTGPAPDAAMLNQLRANGVDVKYEREEQNSLWLTILGQWMPVVFLFLFFIFFMRQLQGGSGKAMTFGKSKAKLLSESHNKVTFADVAGVDECKEELEEIVAFLKDPKKFTKLGGRIPKGVLMMGPPGTGKTLLARAVAGEAGVPFFSISGSDFVEMFVGVGASRVRDLFEQGKKNAPCIIFIDEIDAVGRHRGAGLGGGHDEREQTLNQLLVEMDGFESNDGVILIAATNRPDVLDPALQRPGRFDRRIVVPRPDLKGRLGVLKVHTRRVPLAPEVELEVIARGTPGMTGADLENLVNESALMAARQNKERVDLSDFEAAKDKVFMGPERRSMIMTEKEKRNTAVHEAGHALLAKLLPGCDPLHKVTIIPRGQALGVTWSLPTEDKVNGYKKQMLDQISMAMGGRIAEELMFNEMSSGAANDIERATETARAMVCRWGMSEKMGPLAFGKSDGEVFLGRDFNSSKDYSEDTARQIDSEVRAIVVGCYDNGKRLLTENLEALKRVSEALVEYETLDAEDVNILLQGGQLTRERPPPRVNAPPKATEKKDKRKILDALEAIPTMEPKKA, encoded by the coding sequence GTGCGTTCGACCTACAAGACCATCGGGCTCTGGGTCATCCTGATCGTCCTCTTCGTCGCCTTCTACAACTTCTTCTCCCAGGGCAATGACCAGGTCCAGGAGCCATCCTTCACGCAGTTGCTGTCGAAGGTGGAGGAGAAGAAGGTCAAGGAAGTCGCCGTCAAGGGCAACACCTATTCCGGCAAGTTCGTCGATACGAGCGAGAAGTTCCGTACGACGGGCCCCGCGCCGGATGCGGCCATGCTCAACCAGCTCCGCGCCAACGGCGTGGACGTGAAGTACGAGCGCGAGGAGCAGAACAGCCTCTGGCTGACCATCCTCGGCCAGTGGATGCCCGTCGTCTTCCTGTTCCTCTTCTTCATCTTCTTCATGCGCCAGCTGCAGGGTGGTAGCGGCAAGGCCATGACCTTCGGCAAGTCGAAGGCGAAGCTCCTCAGCGAGAGCCACAACAAGGTCACCTTCGCGGACGTGGCCGGTGTGGACGAGTGCAAGGAGGAGCTGGAGGAGATCGTCGCCTTCCTCAAGGACCCGAAGAAGTTCACCAAGCTCGGCGGCCGCATCCCCAAGGGCGTGCTGATGATGGGCCCCCCGGGTACGGGCAAGACGCTGCTCGCTCGCGCCGTGGCGGGTGAGGCCGGCGTGCCGTTCTTCTCCATCTCCGGCTCGGACTTCGTGGAGATGTTCGTGGGCGTCGGCGCCAGCCGCGTGCGCGACCTCTTCGAGCAGGGCAAGAAGAATGCCCCCTGCATCATCTTCATCGACGAAATCGACGCCGTGGGCCGCCACCGTGGCGCGGGCCTGGGCGGTGGGCACGACGAGCGCGAGCAGACGCTCAACCAGCTCCTCGTGGAGATGGACGGCTTCGAGTCCAACGACGGCGTCATCCTGATTGCCGCCACCAACCGTCCGGACGTGCTGGACCCGGCGCTCCAGCGTCCCGGCCGCTTCGACCGGCGCATCGTGGTGCCGCGTCCCGACCTGAAGGGCCGCTTGGGCGTGCTGAAGGTGCACACGCGCCGCGTGCCGCTGGCTCCGGAAGTGGAGCTCGAGGTCATCGCCCGCGGTACGCCGGGCATGACGGGCGCGGACCTGGAGAACCTCGTCAACGAGTCGGCCCTCATGGCCGCGCGCCAGAACAAGGAGCGCGTGGACCTGAGCGACTTCGAGGCCGCCAAGGACAAGGTGTTCATGGGCCCGGAGCGCCGGTCCATGATCATGACCGAGAAGGAGAAGCGGAACACCGCCGTCCACGAGGCGGGCCACGCGCTGCTGGCCAAGCTCCTCCCGGGGTGCGATCCGCTCCACAAGGTCACCATCATCCCGCGCGGCCAGGCCCTGGGCGTCACCTGGAGCCTGCCCACCGAGGACAAGGTCAACGGCTACAAGAAGCAGATGCTCGACCAGATCTCCATGGCCATGGGCGGCCGCATCGCCGAAGAGCTCATGTTCAACGAGATGAGCAGCGGCGCGGCGAACGACATCGAGCGCGCCACCGAGACGGCGCGCGCCATGGTGTGCCGCTGGGGCATGAGCGAGAAGATGGGCCCGCTGGCGTTCGGCAAGAGCGACGGTGAGGTGTTCCTGGGCCGCGACTTCAACTCGTCCAAGGACTACTCCGAGGACACCGCCCGGCAGATCGACTCCGAGGTCCGCGCCATCGTCGTGGGCTGCTACGACAACGGCAAGCGCCTGCTGACGGAGAACCTCGAGGCCCTCAAGCGCGTCTCCGAGGCGCTGGTGGAGTACGAGACGCTGGACGCCGAGGACGTGAACATCCTCCTCCAGGGCGGCCAGCTGACCCGTGAGCGTCCGCCCCCGCGCGTCAACGCTCCGCCGAAGGCGACCGAGAAGAAGGACAAGCGGAAGATCCTCGACGCGCTCGAGGCGATTCCGACGATGGAGCCGAAGAAGGCGTAG
- a CDS encoding pirin family protein produces MMTIRPSEARGHANHGWLDSHHTFSFGGYYDPDNMGFRALRVINEDRVISGEGFDTHPHRDMEIITYPLSGAIAHRDSTGGTGLLRAGEVQRMTAGTGVQHSEMNGSDEELHFLQIWIIPEKRGLKPGYEQKMFTEAERRGRWRVVVSPDAREGSLTVHQDVSLHGTLLGAGESAEYTLAPGRHAWVQMARGRATLNGVELKAGDGVAVSDESRLVLTATEPVEALLFDLA; encoded by the coding sequence ATGATGACCATTCGACCTTCTGAAGCCCGCGGCCATGCGAACCACGGTTGGCTGGACTCCCACCACACCTTCTCGTTCGGCGGCTACTACGACCCCGACAACATGGGCTTCCGCGCCCTGCGCGTCATCAACGAGGACCGTGTCATCTCCGGCGAGGGCTTCGACACGCACCCCCACCGCGACATGGAAATCATCACGTACCCCCTCAGCGGGGCCATTGCCCACCGAGACAGCACGGGCGGCACCGGGCTCTTGCGCGCGGGTGAGGTGCAGCGGATGACGGCCGGCACCGGCGTGCAGCACAGCGAGATGAACGGCTCGGACGAGGAACTGCACTTCCTGCAGATCTGGATCATCCCCGAGAAGCGGGGCCTGAAGCCCGGCTACGAGCAGAAGATGTTCACCGAGGCCGAGCGCCGGGGCCGCTGGCGCGTGGTGGTCAGCCCCGACGCGCGCGAGGGCAGCCTCACCGTGCACCAGGACGTGTCGCTGCACGGCACGCTGCTGGGCGCGGGCGAGTCGGCCGAGTACACGCTCGCCCCCGGCCGCCATGCCTGGGTGCAGATGGCGCGCGGCAGGGCCACGCTCAACGGCGTGGAGTTGAAGGCCGGTGACGGCGTGGCCGTGTCCGACGAGTCGCGGCTGGTCCTCACGGCCACCGAGCCCGTCGAGGCGCTGCTCTTCGACCTCGCCTGA
- a CDS encoding LysR family transcriptional regulator — protein sequence MDLNELLVFARVVQAGSFTSAARLLRMPKSTVSRKVSDLEERIGAQLLHRTSRKLRLTDAGQAYYEHAARIVAEVEQAELAVTRLQTAPHGLLRVTTPLTFGCLGPLVSEFLQRHPQVHLELVCTERAVDLMEEGFDLAVRAGRLADSSLIARRLGNIENIVVAAPGYLKQRGTPKAPKELEKHDCILFGTALERNSWTLSSGGKTVEVPVRARLAVNEPDMLRAVTLAGGGIALLPNLNYAEDLASGRLKRILPDWSSATVPVHAVYPSSRHDSPKVTAFVEFLRERWPVRPVA from the coding sequence ATGGACCTCAACGAGCTCCTCGTCTTCGCGCGGGTGGTGCAGGCCGGCAGCTTCACCTCGGCGGCGCGCCTGCTGCGGATGCCCAAGTCCACCGTCAGCCGGAAGGTGTCGGATTTGGAGGAGCGCATCGGCGCGCAGCTGCTGCACCGCACGTCGCGCAAGCTGCGCCTCACCGACGCGGGGCAGGCCTACTACGAGCACGCCGCCCGCATCGTCGCCGAAGTCGAACAGGCGGAGCTGGCCGTCACGCGCCTGCAGACCGCGCCCCACGGCCTGCTCCGCGTCACCACGCCGCTCACCTTCGGCTGCCTCGGGCCGCTCGTCTCGGAGTTCCTCCAGCGCCACCCCCAGGTGCACCTCGAGCTGGTGTGCACGGAGCGCGCGGTGGACCTGATGGAGGAAGGCTTCGACCTCGCCGTGCGCGCGGGACGCCTCGCGGACTCGTCACTCATCGCGCGCAGGCTCGGCAACATCGAGAACATCGTCGTCGCCGCCCCCGGCTACCTGAAGCAGCGCGGCACGCCCAAGGCCCCGAAGGAGCTGGAGAAGCACGACTGCATCCTCTTCGGCACGGCGCTGGAGCGGAACTCCTGGACGCTGTCCTCGGGCGGCAAGACGGTGGAAGTTCCCGTGCGGGCGCGGCTCGCCGTGAATGAGCCCGACATGCTGCGCGCGGTGACGCTGGCGGGCGGCGGCATCGCGCTCCTGCCCAACCTCAACTACGCAGAGGACCTTGCCAGCGGGCGCCTGAAGCGCATCCTCCCCGACTGGAGCTCGGCCACGGTGCCGGTGCACGCCGTCTACCCGAGCAGCCGCCACGACTCGCCCAAGGTGACGGCCTTCGTGGAGTTCCTGCGGGAGCGCTGGCCCGTCCGCCCGGTGGCCTGA
- the folP gene encoding dihydropteroate synthase, which translates to MIRARPIAADRPEDLMLAFRRMGLPAAAHEELLAKLPHLQLLLTGLTEDAARFLQSRSEATTNYPAWIPGDPKARPGTGLLSGRREQVERLVAAARARAAALPELASALERALAADRAPAALELGGRTFAWGSRTYVMGVVNVTPDSFSDGGRFFDAEAAIAHGVALAEAGADLLDVGGESTRPGAQAVGVEEEVARVLPVIQGLRARTSVPLSVDTTKAAVAREALKAGAHLINDITGFRSDPDLPRVVAEAGAACCLMHIQGTPATMQQAPRYDDLVEEVAAFLEDAVARAVAAGVPRGRILLDPGIGFGKTFDHNLFLLRRLGELRVLGLPLLVGTSRKGFLGKLTGGKPASERLAATLGSVATVATLGGADVVRVHDVTEARDALTVADAIRQGLEGGLLYSR; encoded by the coding sequence ATGATTCGTGCCCGTCCGATTGCCGCCGACCGCCCCGAGGACCTGATGCTGGCCTTCCGGCGGATGGGGCTGCCCGCGGCCGCCCACGAGGAGCTGCTGGCGAAGCTGCCCCACCTGCAACTGCTGCTCACCGGCCTGACGGAGGACGCGGCCCGCTTCCTCCAGTCGCGCTCCGAGGCCACCACGAACTACCCCGCGTGGATTCCGGGCGACCCGAAGGCGCGTCCGGGGACGGGGCTGCTCTCGGGGCGCAGGGAGCAGGTGGAGCGGCTGGTGGCGGCGGCGCGCGCGAGGGCCGCGGCCCTGCCGGAGCTGGCCTCCGCGCTGGAGCGCGCCCTGGCGGCGGACAGGGCCCCGGCGGCGCTGGAGCTGGGCGGACGCACCTTCGCGTGGGGCTCGCGCACCTACGTCATGGGCGTCGTGAATGTCACGCCGGACAGCTTCTCCGACGGCGGCCGCTTCTTCGACGCGGAGGCCGCCATCGCCCACGGCGTGGCGCTGGCGGAGGCGGGCGCGGACCTGCTCGATGTAGGTGGGGAGTCCACCCGTCCGGGCGCCCAGGCGGTGGGCGTGGAGGAGGAAGTGGCGCGGGTGCTGCCCGTCATCCAGGGCCTGCGCGCGCGGACGTCGGTGCCCCTGTCGGTGGACACCACCAAGGCCGCAGTGGCGCGCGAGGCGCTGAAGGCGGGCGCGCACCTCATCAACGACATCACCGGCTTCCGCTCGGACCCGGACCTGCCCCGCGTGGTGGCCGAGGCGGGGGCGGCCTGCTGCCTCATGCACATCCAGGGCACTCCGGCGACCATGCAGCAGGCGCCGCGCTACGACGACCTGGTGGAAGAGGTGGCGGCCTTCCTGGAGGACGCCGTGGCGAGGGCGGTGGCGGCGGGGGTGCCGCGCGGGCGCATCCTCCTGGACCCGGGCATCGGCTTCGGGAAGACGTTCGACCACAACCTCTTCCTCCTGCGCCGCCTGGGGGAGTTGCGCGTGCTGGGGCTGCCGCTGCTGGTGGGCACCAGCCGGAAGGGTTTCCTGGGGAAGCTCACGGGGGGCAAGCCGGCCTCCGAGCGGCTGGCGGCGACGCTGGGCTCCGTGGCCACGGTGGCCACCCTGGGCGGCGCGGACGTGGTGCGGGTGCACGACGTGACGGAGGCCCGGGACGCGCTGACCGTGGCGGACGCCATCCGGCAAGGATTGGAGGGTGGCCTGCTGTACAGCCGGTAA